CTAAGGATGAGTTAGAATCAATGACTAGTACTGATGGTATTCTTATTAGATTGAAAGGAACGGATAAAACTCAACTCATCAAATTGGACCAAAGGACAATACATCCTCGTAACGTTAAATCCAATGATACTAATAATACTGTAACCATCAATAAAAACATGGAATTCTCTATTGATAATAAGAATACTTGGACTAGATATAACGGCAACAACCTACCAGATCTTACTGGTAATATAACTATCCATCTCCGTAAATACGCTACAGGCAGATCATTACCAAGTAAAACTGTCACTAAGAAATTTACTGCAAACTAATTTCTAATATTTACATTAGTCATCTTATATTGAAATCAACTTTGTTACATTATAAACTCAAAAAAATGATGAGATATTAATACTTCCATAGTAGACAGTTAAATCAATTTAATCAGACTATCTACTTGGAAGTATTTTTTTATTATTCATCACTTGAACTTAAGCCCTTTGTTGATTAATAAATCATCTGCTATTATCGCTGTTCCTTCTACTTTAGTACCTCTTTCTACTCTTGGTTCAACAGATGGATTGCTAGGATATGAATTCCCATCATACTTCATGATAGCATAAAATCTATTAATGCCACCACCATAAACGTCCATTACTATATCTCTATATCCATTTGTTTTATTATCAGTTATAATGATAGGATTATTCACTAATGTAAATCTTGATAGTAACTTGTATCTATCATCATCCTCACTAAAAATTACACCTGTTCATCCTCCAGTTCCACACACAGGTATTCCTGTAAGGTAAACGAATACTTCAGGTCGATTATCGTCATTTATGTCAATTCTATTATAATAATACCTAATATCATCTTTATATTCTTCTAATCCTAAACTGTCCATTATAGCTTTTTCCAACTTGTTATCCCTAATGTTTTCGGAACAATAATATTCTATGGATGAGAAATCAATTCCATCCTGACCATTAAGTTTCTTATATATGCATAGATTGTTTTTGGTGCTGTTCAATTGTCTTCTATACGCGTTCTCGTTAGTTTTTTTAAATAAAATGTCAGTCAATAACTTATAATATATAAAATCATTTATAGATGAACTCACATAACTACCTCTAATTTTTTATTCTACATTAGTATATGATGTTATGTTCTAATTTGTAAGTATTTATGATATCTATTTTGCATCAGGATACTCATTACATAATAATCTATAAGGCAAAACATCTTCTTCTATTTCAGGGAATCGTCCTATAGGTTCATAGAACCTGTTATCCTTATCATCATCATTACACATCGAAACTTCTCCTAGAAGAACAGGTCCTCCTTCATTTGGTACATAAAAATCATGATACATATACTGAGTTATAGTAATACTTTCACCGGGTTTCAATAAAACTTTTGTCCCAGCAGGTACTGTCCTCATTTTTCCATCTGTACTGACTTGTACATCTGTATCTAATCTTCTTCCGTCTTCTGCTCCATTATAGACAGTTATATAAACATCATTGCCTCCACGATTAATAATATCTTCCATTTTACTCCAATGGTAGTGCATAGGTGCAGACTGATTAGGATAGAGCATCAATAATTTCTCTGCATAGGTCTTGTTGTATCTTTTATTATTATGATTTCCATTACGCAAGGTAATAAGTGAGAAACCTATCTTTTCGAAATCTCCCAAACCGAAATCAGTAATATCCCATCCTAATTTATTATCACGAATTTCATCATATTCATGTTCTTTTATTTTCCAATCTTCTGATGTCCATTTGGCAAAAGGTGGCAACATGAATTGTTTCTTTTCTATTAGATTTTCCATGTCTTTTATCACTTTATTTATTTTTGAACGTTTCATTCCAAATCATCTTCTTTCATATTTATATGAATAAATTTTATAACAGCAGGAATTTATATTTCTAAAAATCCCTGCCGTCAATATTAATATTTAGTTTCTGATAAAATGATTTCTGGTTTATCTGCATGTTTTTTAGCTATAGTCTCCTGATTAGTAACTAGCTCAAGTAAAGCATCTATTACTGCAGTTTCATTCAAGTGAGCATAATTCTTATAACAATTAAATATTTCTTCTTTACCATTAGAGATTAATGTATAATCTGCTTTATCTGCTACTGGTGACTGCGAATATCCCGTTATAGCAATGATCTTCAATCCTTTTTCGACTGCAAGCTCCATTCCTTGAACAACTGATTTAGATGTCCCAGACTGGGATAGAGCAATAATGATATCTCCTTTATCAGCAAGATTGACATGATTCATAAAATATTCAGGTGCAATGTTATATGTACACTTAACACCAAGCCTTCCCAATCTAAATCCCATATATTGAGCTAATGGGCTAGTATTTCCAGCCGCGATGATATGTACTTGTTTGCATTTTTTTATTAAGTCAACACAAGATAAAATATCTTCTTGATTAATATTGTGTCCAATAGCCATAATTGTATCTGCATAATTCTTAAACACGCCTACTACATCATCTGTTTCTTCAGGTAATTGAACCGAATTTTTTTGTTTTCTTCCCATATCTCGTGCAAGCATTATCCTAAACTGATAGTAACCTTTATATCCAATATGATGACACATCCTTACTACAGTAGCATCACTTACACCACTGGATTTTGCAAGTTCAGAAACATTCATGTTCACAACTTTTTCTGGGTTTTTCAAGATAAAATCTGCAACTTTCTTCTCTGCTGAAAAAATACACCCATAATTTTCACTAATTACTTCTTTTACTGTTTTTTCCAGTATTCCTCTCATCTTTTCACCTCAATGTAAATACTAAACCAACCAGATTTACGTACAATTAATACAATGAAGCTTTCCCATCAGCTTGAAATAGTTTTATCTTATGATGTGCAACTTCTTTCATTGCCGCAATACAAGGTGGCTCTATAGTGTTTGGTTCTCTAAGACTCTCATCTTGTAGTACATCTCTCATTTTAACATAATACGCCGCTTTTATGTCACTTGAAATATTAATTTTATTAACTCCCAAGTTAACTGATTCACCAATTTCCTTATCTGGATTACTGGAACCGCCATGAAGAACTATTGGTATAGTCACTTTTTCTTTAATTTTCTTCAATAAATCCAATTTCAGTTCAGGTTTAACCCCTTTTGGATAAATACCATGACATGTTCCGATTGCTATAGCTAATGTATCAACTCCAGACTCTTTTACAAATTTCTCAGCATCCTCAGGGTCTGTATATATTATAGTTTCTGTTCCTGCTTCTGCTTGAGAATCTGTTGAACCTATAGTCCCTAATTCTCCTTCAACTGAAACATCAACTGCATGTGCAGCTTCAACAACTTTTTTTAGTACTGCAATATTTTCTTCAAATGGTAAGCTAGAACCATCAAGCATAACTGAAGTAAATCCACTTTGTATTGCTACTATTACCTGTTCAAAAGATGCACCGTGATCTAGATGTATACAAACTGGAATATTTGATTGTAATGCTTTCATTCTAAGAGAAGCCAAGAAATCTGTTCCTACATGACTTAATTCATCCGGATGAATAGCAATGATTACAGGTGCATTAGCTTCTTCAGATGCTTCCATAATTCCATTAAACATTGCATAACTGGAAATATTAAACGCAGGTACTGCAAAATTCTTTTCATTGGCAATTTTCAATAGTTCTTTCATATTCATTAACATATTTTTTTCCTCCATTTTTCGTAAAATTATTATAATCGCTACATTAGGTTGTTAGTCAATCCATTATCGCCTCCTTAATTGAACCAATAATATCTATACTTTATTTTGTAGTGGTATACTCAAAACAGATTTGTACACCAGCAACAAAAGAGTCTCCTAATCCAATAGTATATTTAGGTTTATCAATGTATTTAGATGGCACTATCTTAATTCCATCCCTATATTCACTTTTGGAAACTATTTCTTTGTTTGATAGTCCTACTTTGCTTAAGGGAAGAGTCAATATCTTTTCTATCTGTTCCTTGGTTCCATACCAACCGAACATAGCCTTAGCTGTAGCAATCAAATTACCATAGATCAGACCTCTTTCGATATCAGCTTCTAATTCTTCCCCAACATACATTGAATAATCTTTGGTATGAACTATAATTCCTTTTTTGATATGAAACTTATCTATCAAACATCTAATTCCTCTAATGCAAGATAAAATATCAGTTATATCTATTTTATAGTCATACATCATCAATGTATATTTCAGTTCTTCTTCATTAAGGCTTACTATGTCAACTTTTGAATACAGACTTTCTATACATAATTTTTTTATCTCATTGTCGTGATAATGAGCATCTTCAAAAAATACTATTCCCTTAATATTTTTTTCCTTATATTTCAATATATGTTTCTTCACATATGTCAAATGTTCTTCCAATACCTTCTTATCCATAAGTGCATTAAAGCTGGATAAAACGTTACTACTTATATTGACAGCATTACTTTCGATATAGTTAAAGTAATTTTGATCAAATGGAACATATTCGTTTATAGTGATTTTGGTAATAATCAATCTATTAGATGCTGGAATACTCGCTTTCTGTTCCCCCAGCTCTATTACATCACCTTTCTTAAATTGAATGATGCAATGAATTTCTTGCTCTCCTTTACTGATTACTTCGTTTGTATGTATCAATCTACCTTTTTCTGATACAGTATAGATATATGGCGAACTTAGTATCTCGCATACATCTTTCGAATCATCAGTCAAATGAACAACTGATGGACATTTAATTGTGGCTAAAGCCATCGCTCCTTGAGTTGCAGTACCACCCATGCCTTTTGTATATTGAAAGTTTTTTGTAACCAAATTAATATTTTCAATATCTGCTTCTCCACCAATCCCATTTATAGCGTAGAACACCATAGTCTGTAATAGATCCTCTATAGTTATTATCTTAGGAACTGGTTTCATATCTTTTAAATTCCATCCTTGCATATTTTCTTTCAACAATCTATTTAATATATCAATTTGAAAATCGCATAAGAGATCCAGATTACTTGTATAACCCATTGCGGGAAATATATTTTTTTCTTTTCTCAATGAAATCACATTATCCAAATCATCAAAAGCCACTTTATATTTATCTTCCATTTTCATTACCTTCCCTCAGTACCAATTTGTAATATCAATACGCTAATAATATAATACAATTTAACTTTTTACAGAACCGGCAGTCATTCCTGCAATAAAATATTTCTGGAAGAACAAGAATAGTAAAAGAACAGGAAGGGAACCCAATACACTCATTGCCATCATTTGATTCCATTCATATGCATGTTGTCCCATTAATAGATTAATCCCAACCGGTACAGTTCTCATATCATTGGTTTTAGTTAATGCTAGAGCGAATAGATATTCATTCCATGCCTGCATAAAAGTATACATACCAACTGACACCAATCCTGGTACTGCTGTAGGCACTAATACTTTCCATAGTGCTTTAAACCTTGAACCTCCATCAATCATAACTGCTTCATCTAAACTTTTTGATAATGTATTAAAATATCCTGTTGTCATTAATATCGCATATGGCAGGGTAAAAAGCATATAAGTCAAAATCAATGCCAAGTATGTATTATATAGTTTCATAGTAACAATAAGACTTAGATATGGAATCAATAAAGTAATAGGTGGAACCGCCTGAACACTTACTATTAATGTATTTAGAATATTTTTACCTGGAAAATCAAATCTACTGAAACTATATGAAGCAAGAATTCCGATTACAAGGGTTAATACTACAACTGTAATTGCAATAAAATAACTGTTTATGAAAAATCTAATTTGTTCCGAACTTCCGAATATAGCTTTGTATGCATCGAAACTAAATGTTTTGGAAATCCATACTGGAGGCCATGCAAATATTTCTACATTAGTTTTGAATGAACTAAGAATCATCCAAAGTACTGGAAATCCTGCAAAACAAGCACCTAAGATAAGTAAAACAACAATAATAATTTTTATATATAATTTTCTCCCTCCAACCATCTTAGTCCCTCGCTTTCTGATGTCTCACGTAAAATATTGCTATTATTGTACAAGCTAACAATACGATACATGCACTTGTTGAAGCCATGGAATATTGATAACTGCTGAATCCCTGTTTATATATATATGTACTTAATGTTTCAGTAGCTTTTATTGGTCCACCACCAGTTGTCATCCAGATCAAAGCAAATTGCTGAATAGTCCAAACAAAGTCAAGCATAAGAAGACTTATTAAGATTGGTTTCAGTTGAGGTACTGTAATTCTAAAAAATTGCTTGAAACCATTAGCCCCATCTATAGCAGAAGCTTCGTATAGATCTCCACTTATACCTTGTAGACCAGCTAAGATACTAATCATGTAAAAAGGATAACCAGACCAGATATTAATGAATGTCACTGCCGAAAGTGCAAATTTTCTTGAACCTAACCACTCAATATTAGTACTTGTCAAATTGAACAACTGCAATAAATAATTAATGATACCATTAGGATTCATCATCATTTTCCATAATATTGCAATAACTGACGCTGTAAACATCCATGGTAAAACATATATCACACGAAATAATGCTTTTGATTTATTTCCTAAATATTTAGTGTTAAGCAGTAGTGCAAACATTACCCCAATAACCAAATGTGCCAGAACACTGATTACAACAAAAACCAACGTATTTTTGATTGCAGTAATAAAAGTACTATCTGCTAGAATAGCTTTATAATTGTCAAAACCAACAAAAACAGGATTTTTATTTACAATAACATTGTCATAGAAAGAAAATTTTATAACCATGATTATCGGAATTATCAATAATAAAAACATAAGAATCAGTGTTGGCATAAGATAAAAATAAGGAGTTGCTTTTTTCGTAAAACCGCCTTTAACAATACTTCTTGCTTTCATCAACTTATTTCATCCCTCTCTTATATTTGTGAGCTATATAATATATAGCCCACAATATATAGTCACAAATACCTTATTACTTAAATGCTTTCTCCCATATTTCCTGTGTAGCTGACAGCATATCATTAACACCTGATGTATCTCCATCAATATACAATTGTAATTGTTCATCAAATGCTCTCATCAATTCTTCTGAAGTTGGAAGTCCAGTAAATTCATTTATAGCATAACAATCTTGAAAGATTTCATAAGCCTTAAGAAACATTTCATCTGCTCCCTCATAAGCTGGTTTAGAATATGTATTACCAGGGAAAGCATTAGCTGCTTCTGCCAACTTGGCATTTACTTCTTCACTCATCATATATTCAACGAACTTTATAGCTTCTTCTTTGTGTTCACAATTATCTGATATACCAATTCCCCAGTTGGCTACATCCATACCACTTGTTCCTGAATAACTTTCGATAATAGGAACATTAATAATATCTACATTCATATCTGGTGAACTTTTCCTAATCATTGTTAAATGTGCAAGAGAATCAATCATAAAAGCAATTCTTCCATTAGCGAACTCTTCAACCATATCAGCTTCTTTCATTGCATAAGCTCCTGGAGTGACAACACCTGCATCAAACATACCTTTAACAAAATCTACAGTTTTCACTAAATCATCATTACCAGTCAATGCTGGTTTACCCTCATTTAACATTGAACCTCCTGAAGCCCATAACCAACTCATGAAGTTGTTTTGAATACCACTTGGAGATTCTGTAGATAATGGTATCGCCCAACCATATATATTTTTATCTTTATTAGTGGCTTGTTTACAAGCTTCCATAAATTCTGTCCAATTGGTTGGAATCTTATCAATTCCAGCTTCAGCTAGAATATCTTTATTTACGTACATTGGATAGGCAAAGTTTACAACTGGAATCATATATGTACTGCCATCAACTTTTATTTGATCTGATAATTTACTATCATCATATCCATCAGATTCCATTAACTCCGTTAAGTTAGCGATAGAACCTTGTTTCGCAAAATCATATACCCATGAACCATCTAACCCAACTACATCTGCCATAGTTCCTGCTGCTGCCCCAGCTGCTATTTGAGTTTTTGTATCAGCATATGGATTACTTAATAATTTTATTTTCACACCTGTCTCATCAGTAAATCCATTACAAATATCACTTAAAACCCCATCTGGTAATTCCACACCCCACCATTGCTGAAATTCTAACGTAATACTCTTTTTATCCTTACCCTCTTGAGAAATATCTTTTTCTTTCTCTGAATCTTGTGATGACTTGTCACCACATGCAACCATTAAAATCATCATTGTTCCAATTAATAGTGTACACATTACCTTTTTACAAACCATTTTTAATTTCATTAATATTTCCTCCTTGTAAGTATTTCCTTTGATGATTTTATTGTACATGAAATATTATTTTATTTCAAGTGAGTTATGTAATATTTTTTCTTTTCGCCATTTTTAACAATTTTTCCTTATATTATGACTTATTTTACATTTTTTTTAGTAATTATCAACAATTTTTTAGAGGCTTCTATGAAATATTATTTTTTATTCATTACCTATAATTTTATATGACACATATAAAAACTCTGGTGAAATATTTTTTCTTCTTTATTTGATGAAGACAAAAAAACTCTGTAGTGTACTAAAAAATACACTAACAGAGTCTATATATTACTATTATATATTCAATTAATCAAAACTCATTTAACTTTACATATAATTCTTCTATATTCATAGTTTCAAAATTATATTCATACAGTTGATTCGTATATAGATCTCCAGACCTATAGAAAGATATTCTTGAGTATGGAGATTCTTGTCCACTATTATTTTCATCATAGCCAACTTTTTTTCTGACTTTATTTTCAATAAATCTGGCAAAACCTTCCTTCCATTCTTGCCATATGAAATATTCTCTATCACATTCATTAAGATGTTGTAGTAATAATTTTCTTTTAACTTTAACTGTTTCTAGCTTTTCATTATTAAGGGCATTTATATAATCTTTAAAATAGTTAATGAAATTTTCTTCATTATATTTGAATTTATAATTTATTTCCCACATAGGTGAATTTTCATCGTATATTTTCAATTTATTTTTTATATCTTCTTCTACAGTCATTCCTTGATAACAATGGACCATTTCATGAAAACAAACTATAGGAAAATTTTTTTCAAATATTAATTTATATCCTATGATACAACAATACTTTTTATAGTAATTATCCAAATAGAAACAGGCAGCGATATCATCTGGTATGTGCATCACAGCTTTGAATTCTTTAATAAAAGAATAGTTTGTTCCATTTGATTTATCAAATATATAACAATTATCATCTTTAACGATAACAATTGGATAATTGATCTTATAAAGCATATGTATTTCCTGAATATTTAATTGTATATTTGAAATATCATCTAAATAATTCTGTATATCAAGCATATCTTATCACCCCTCATGAAGTTATTAATAATATGTACTTTTTTATCTACTAATCATTACTTAATTGTTTAGAGAATAATCGTTTATATTCTTCACTATTCTTCATTAAGTGTTCATGATCACCCATAGCTTCTATCCTACCATCTTTTAAAACTACCATATAATTCAAATCATTCAATGATGATAGTCTATGAGAAACTTTGATAACTATCTTATTATTTAGATAGTCATTTATATCCTCAAAGATCGTATCTTCAGAATTACTATCTAAAGCTGATGTAGATTCGTCAAACACTATTATATCAGGATCATACATAAGCATTCTAGCGATAACTATTTTTTGTTTTTGCCCACCTGAGAAATTTAATCCTTTCTCTCTTATTAATGTATCCATTCCTTCTGGTAATGATTTGAAGGGTTCCAAAAATGAATATTCAAGTATTTCATTTAGCTTACTTTCATCATAATCATCTATACCTATTACAATATTATCTTTTATACTTCCAGGGAACATATATGTATTTTGACTTACTACATAAATTTTTCTACGAATAGATTTCAAATTATATTCTACCATTGGTATACCATTTATATATATATCATTAAAATCATATAAATTAAGTAGAAGTTTAATCAATGTTGATTTTCCACTACCCGATTCACCCACAAGCCCAACTTTATCATTTTCGGTTATTTTAAAATATATATCTTCTAAAACAACTTTTTTACTGTCATAACTAAATTTATTGATATCAAATTTTACATCATTGATCTTTTCTAATTTTATCTTAGAAGTATTGTCTTCCAGATTATTCAAAAGTTCTTCATTAATAAATTTCATTGATGCTCTAACATCTCTAAGACTAATATTAATATTCTTCAAATCAGTAAGAGCTGAAAAATAAATACTTAATATCATATTAATGAAAACTATATCAGCAAAACTTATCTGTTTCCTGAAATAAAGATATATAGATAATAATAAAACCGAGTTCTTTATTATATCTATAATAAATCCAAGTATAATGCTTACAATATTTGACTTAAGTATTATATTATTATTTTCTTTTTCAATTTTAAAAACATATTTTCCTATCATGTTAACAAATCCTGAATACTGACCTATTTGCTTTATCTGTTCAATATTCTGTACTACATTTATAATGTTTTTAAAATTATCTGCACATGTTTTTTGTAATTTACTACTATCTTCTTTTAGCTTGTTATTAATGCTTTTGTATCCATAAAAATTCAATAACGACAGTATAATGAATAATATTACTAAGTAAACACTCACATTAGCAACAAAATATAAAGAAATAATTATAGTAAGTATAGCTATTGCCGCTCTAGATACTTTATCTCCCAATAAATTAAATAAGTTATCTACCCCTTGTTTAATACGGGTAATAAAATATGAAGGTTCAAATTTATTTATATATGAAAATTTAGTTTCAAATAAATTATTATACATATTTTTACTTTCATTAACCTTAAATCTTAAAGAAAATCTTGTGTAAACATAGCTTGATATAATTTTAATAATATAAATACTTATTAATGCTACGAAAAATATGATGAAGTACAATAAAATATTACTTTCCTCATTAATCTCTACGTTAGTAAGTATTTCTTTGATTACTAATGGACCAATAAAATTCAGCAATGTCTGGATACATATTAATAAGATAGTTAAAGCAATATACTTCTTATAATTCTTTATATGTTTAAATATTGTATTCATACAACACCTCTTCTTTATTTGAATAACTCATCAAATATTTTTAATTGATTCAAATTCACTATTTTTTGTTGTTCCTTTAATGTTTTATGGATTCTTTTCACAATGTTATAAGAACAATTTGATTTTAGATTACATTCCTCACAATCATAGCAATTTAGTATATCATGATATTTAAATATTTCATTAGGATTTTTTAAATCTTTAATGACTTTTTCTACTATATCCACTGGATAGAATTTTATTAATATGCTCTTTACCGATTTTTCATCATGTTGTTCTGCTTTTCCACCTATATAATCTCTACAACACTTGTAATAAGCTAATGCCGACGTATCTATGTTTTTGAATTTCTTAATATATTTTATATATTTATTAAGCTCATAGTATGATTCTCTGTATCTTTTAGCTTTATAATAAAGGCAAGCTACAAATAAATCTGTTCTTAAATTGTTATATGAAAAAGAATCATTAAGTGGTATTTTCAAAAGATTAAAGACTGTATCATCATTAGTAAAATACTTTTTCTTCATATATGATATAATCTCTTCTATATCATTATCTTTTATATTATTTAGATTCATTAATTCATTTCTGATATTACTACTTATCTTAACTTCATTGATATTTTCTTTGGTCAATTCATTTATTTCGCTCATACCAGGTACAATTATATTCACTGATGGAAAATTCAAATAAGAAACATCTCTAACTAAAACATCAAACCCCTGATCAGTTATTATTTTAATTAGATATTCCAACATTTCTTTATTATCTAACTTAGAATTATCTTTTATATCTATAAATGAATAGGTGAATTCATCACTAAAATATTCCGTAGGATAAAATCCTGCTCCATTAGTAAATATGCTTTCATAATTTTCATTACTATTAATCTTACTATTTATATAAGAAAAATTAACCATATCAAATAAATTATCTAATTGCTTTCCTTGTAATAATTCAGTTAATGTCCTCTCTAGCGCTATTTCGAATACTGGATGGCAACCAAATTTGCAAAAGTATTTTTGAGTATTTTTATCTATAATGATTAATCCTACTACTGGATATTTTCCACCTAATGAACAATCTTTAATTATCACTTCATAATTTTCGATTTCTTCTATCTCTTGTATCATCTTATATGGCAATGGAAATTTTTTTAAATAATCCATTGGTATTGTAGGGGGTACTATCTTTTCTCTATGAATTTTCTTATTTATATATCTTTCTATAATTTCTGATAGTCCTTGTACTAATCCTTCTTCTAATGTATTACCTGCACTCATTCCATTTGTACAATAACAAAATTCAATTATATTGGTAGGTACATAACTCAATTTATTACTATTTATATTATAGAAAGGAATACAAATCAAATCACAAGAATATCCATCTGGAGTTAAAAACATAAGTTCCTTCAGACTATTAATAATATCTTCTTTACTATTGCTTTGCGGAAACAATTTTCTAATCCAATTCTCATCTGATAAAACAAATTCTTCAATATTAAGATATTTCTCATCTGTTGCATTATAAAATCCAAGATATGTTTTGCTTTCATTGCATAAATCCACTTTATAATTATATAAAGCTTTGTTTTGAAGTCTTTCCATAAATTCTCCATAAGCGCTCGCTAATGCATACTCATAAGTAGTTCCTTTACCATTGACATTTAATGCATTAGCTCCTTTTACTCGTAGATGAATAGAGTGAAATCCTTCAGCAGAATTAAGATGTATTTCTTCATCTAACTCGATACCTATATTATCAAGAATTTTTTTTATTATCTTTACTGTATCAGTTGGTTTCTTCTCTTTATATTTATTAGCACTTAATATGGACATTCCTTCAACTCCTTATCTTAATTTATTACTTTGATATAATCTTTGCCATTCTCATTCTTTGTCTTGATTCCTTTTCTAGATAATCACAAAAAAATGATAAATGATGATTTAAATCCCCATATACTTTATATGCTATAGCTGGGCAACCTCCCCCACAGATATATCTATATGCACAATCTTTACAATTTTCCATATCATCGACTTTAATGTTTCTGAATTTTTTTGTTACTTCTGAATTAGCTACTGTATCTTGCCAATTGTCATCTAGAATATTAGCTAATTTAAATTCTGGCAACATGAGACTTTGACATGGGTATATATCCCCTTCCGGATTGATTGCTAATATATTAGAACATGCCCCACATCTATATTTTCTTATTCCCAAATCCAACTTATATTTCTTAGTATCATCAATATCTGGTATTGGTGGCTCTGCAATCAAAGATAATTCATCTTTATTGTTAGGTATAAATCTTACGTTGACACATTTTATTCCATATTTTTCTTGTATTTCATTATTA
The sequence above is a segment of the Vallitalea longa genome. Coding sequences within it:
- a CDS encoding D-lyxose/D-mannose family sugar isomerase — its product is MKRSKINKVIKDMENLIEKKQFMLPPFAKWTSEDWKIKEHEYDEIRDNKLGWDITDFGLGDFEKIGFSLITLRNGNHNNKRYNKTYAEKLLMLYPNQSAPMHYHWSKMEDIINRGGNDVYITVYNGAEDGRRLDTDVQVSTDGKMRTVPAGTKVLLKPGESITITQYMYHDFYVPNEGGPVLLGEVSMCNDDDKDNRFYEPIGRFPEIEEDVLPYRLLCNEYPDAK
- a CDS encoding ketose-bisphosphate aldolase, whose amino-acid sequence is MLMNMKELLKIANEKNFAVPAFNISSYAMFNGIMEASEEANAPVIIAIHPDELSHVGTDFLASLRMKALQSNIPVCIHLDHGASFEQVIVAIQSGFTSVMLDGSSLPFEENIAVLKKVVEAAHAVDVSVEGELGTIGSTDSQAEAGTETIIYTDPEDAEKFVKESGVDTLAIAIGTCHGIYPKGVKPELKLDLLKKIKEKVTIPIVLHGGSSNPDKEIGESVNLGVNKINISSDIKAAYYVKMRDVLQDESLREPNTIEPPCIAAMKEVAHHKIKLFQADGKASLY
- a CDS encoding carbohydrate ABC transporter permease; the encoded protein is MVGGRKLYIKIIIVVLLILGACFAGFPVLWMILSSFKTNVEIFAWPPVWISKTFSFDAYKAIFGSSEQIRFFINSYFIAITVVVLTLVIGILASYSFSRFDFPGKNILNTLIVSVQAVPPITLLIPYLSLIVTMKLYNTYLALILTYMLFTLPYAILMTTGYFNTLSKSLDEAVMIDGGSRFKALWKVLVPTAVPGLVSVGMYTFMQAWNEYLFALALTKTNDMRTVPVGINLLMGQHAYEWNQMMAMSVLGSLPVLLLFLFFQKYFIAGMTAGSVKS
- a CDS encoding ADP-dependent glucokinase/phosphofructokinase produces the protein MEDKYKVAFDDLDNVISLRKEKNIFPAMGYTSNLDLLCDFQIDILNRLLKENMQGWNLKDMKPVPKIITIEDLLQTMVFYAINGIGGEADIENINLVTKNFQYTKGMGGTATQGAMALATIKCPSVVHLTDDSKDVCEILSSPYIYTVSEKGRLIHTNEVISKGEQEIHCIIQFKKGDVIELGEQKASIPASNRLIITKITINEYVPFDQNYFNYIESNAVNISSNVLSSFNALMDKKVLEEHLTYVKKHILKYKEKNIKGIVFFEDAHYHDNEIKKLCIESLYSKVDIVSLNEEELKYTLMMYDYKIDITDILSCIRGIRCLIDKFHIKKGIIVHTKDYSMYVGEELEADIERGLIYGNLIATAKAMFGWYGTKEQIEKILTLPLSKVGLSNKEIVSKSEYRDGIKIVPSKYIDKPKYTIGLGDSFVAGVQICFEYTTTK
- a CDS encoding MurR/RpiR family transcriptional regulator, which encodes MRGILEKTVKEVISENYGCIFSAEKKVADFILKNPEKVVNMNVSELAKSSGVSDATVVRMCHHIGYKGYYQFRIMLARDMGRKQKNSVQLPEETDDVVGVFKNYADTIMAIGHNINQEDILSCVDLIKKCKQVHIIAAGNTSPLAQYMGFRLGRLGVKCTYNIAPEYFMNHVNLADKGDIIIALSQSGTSKSVVQGMELAVEKGLKIIAITGYSQSPVADKADYTLISNGKEEIFNCYKNYAHLNETAVIDALLELVTNQETIAKKHADKPEIILSETKY
- a CDS encoding carbohydrate ABC transporter permease, which gives rise to MKARSIVKGGFTKKATPYFYLMPTLILMFLLLIIPIIMVIKFSFYDNVIVNKNPVFVGFDNYKAILADSTFITAIKNTLVFVVISVLAHLVIGVMFALLLNTKYLGNKSKALFRVIYVLPWMFTASVIAILWKMMMNPNGIINYLLQLFNLTSTNIEWLGSRKFALSAVTFINIWSGYPFYMISILAGLQGISGDLYEASAIDGANGFKQFFRITVPQLKPILISLLMLDFVWTIQQFALIWMTTGGGPIKATETLSTYIYKQGFSSYQYSMASTSACIVLLACTIIAIFYVRHQKARD